Proteins from a genomic interval of Trifolium pratense cultivar HEN17-A07 linkage group LG6, ARS_RC_1.1, whole genome shotgun sequence:
- the LOC123889782 gene encoding pectinesterase-like, translating to MATQETLLEKSRKSISKTFWLILSLAAIISSSALSSAPNVCEHALDTKSCLTHVSEAVQGSTMANTKDHKLSTLISLLTKSTTHIQKAMDTANVIKRRINSPREESALNDCEQLMDLSMDRVWDSVLTLTRDNTDSQKHAHTWLSSVLTNHATCLDGLEGTSRVLMESDVQDLISRARSSLAVLVAILPRKDHDEFIVESLNGDFPSWVTSKDRRLLQSSAANIQANAVVAKDGSGKFNTVTEAVASAPDNGKTRYVIYVKAGTYKEKVDISSRKKNVMLVGDGMDQTIITGSLNAIDGTGTFQSATVAAVGDGFIAQDIGFQNSAGPEKHQAVALRVGSDQSVINRCKIDAYQDTLYAHSNRQFYRDSFITGTIDFIFGDAAVVLQKCKLVARKPMSNQKNMVTAQGRLDPNQNTATSIQQCDVIPSTDLKPVIGSIKTYLGRPWKKYSRTVVLQSSIGNHIDPTGWAEWNNESKDFLETLYYGEYRNSGPGAGTSKRVNWSGYHIITSAEEASKFTVTELIQGNVWLKNTGVAFIEGL from the exons ATGGCCACCCAAGAAACATTGCTAGAAAAGTCTAGAAAATCCATTTCTAAAACATTTTGGTTAATCCTCTCTTTAGCTGCTATCATAAGCTCATCAGCCCTCTCCTCAGCTCCCAATGTGTGTGAACATGCACTTGATACCAAATCCTGCTTAACTCATGTATCAGAAGCAGTTCAAGGTTCAACCATGGCCAACACAAAAGACCACAAATTGAGTACACTCATATCATTATTAACCAAGTCCACCACACACATTCAGAAAGCCATGGACACGGCCAATGTTATCAAACGCCGAATTAACAGTCCTAGGGAAGAAAGTGCTTTGAATGACTGTGAACAACTTATGGACTTGTCCATGGACAGAGTTTGGGACTCAGTGTTGACTCTAACAAGAGATAACACTGACTCACAAAAACATGCTCACACATGGCTCAGTAGTGTACTCACTAACCATGCAACTTGTTTGGATGGATTAGAAGGTACATCTCGGGTCCTTATGGAAAGTGACGTTCAGGACTTGATATCCAGGGCTAGATCTTCTCTTGCCGTACTTGTTGCCATTTTACCTCGAAAGGATCACGACGAATTCATTGTTGAATCACTGAATGGGGACTTTCCATCTTGGGTAACAAGTAAGGATCGAAGGCTTTTGCAATCATCAGCTGCCAACATACAGGCCAATGCTGTGGTGGCTAAGGATGGGAGCGGCAAGTTCAATACTGTGACTGAGGCTGTGGCATCTGCACCTGACAATGGTAAGACAAGGTATGTTATCTATGTGAAAGCGGGAACCTACAAAGAGAAAGTAGACATCAGTAGTAGAAAGAAGAATGTGATGCTCGTGGGTGATGGTATGGATCAAACGATAATCACAGGCAGCTTAAATGCCATCGATGGAACGGGCACCTTCCAAAGTGCAACAGTTG cTGCTGTTGGAGATGGGTTTATAGCCCAGGACATTGGGTTCCAAAACAGTGCAGGCCCAGAGAAGCATCAGGCAGTTGCTCTCCGTGTCGGCTCTGATCAATCTGTCATCAACCGCTGCAAAATTGACGCATATCAAGACACTCTCTACGCACACTCCAACCGGCAATTTTACCGCGACTCCTTCATTACCGGTACCATTGACTTTATCTTTGGAGATGCAGCTGTTGTGCTCCAGAAGTGCAAACTCGTAGCCCGAAAGCCCATGAGCAACCAAAAAAACATGGTCACAGCCCAAGGCCGACTAGACCCAAACCAAAACACTGCAACTTCAATTCAGCAATGTGACGTCATACCAAGCACTGACCTCAAACCTGTGATAGGCTCCATCAAAACTTACCTAGGCCGCCCATGGAAGAAATACTCCAGGACTGTTGTGTTGCAATCCTCGATAGGTAACCACATCGATCCAACAGGATGGGCTGAATGGAATAATGAAAGTAAGGATTTTCTCGAAACATTGTATTACGGAGAGTACAGGAACAGTGGTCCCGGTGCTGGTACTAGCAAGAGAGTGAACTGGTCTGGTTATCATATCATCACAAGTGCTGAAGAGGCAAGCAAGTTTACAGTAACAGAGCTCATCCAAGGTAATGTTTGGTTGAAGAACACAGGGGTGGCCTTCATCGAAGGCCTGTAG